The following coding sequences are from one Saccopteryx bilineata isolate mSacBil1 chromosome 3, mSacBil1_pri_phased_curated, whole genome shotgun sequence window:
- the LOC136329573 gene encoding DNA-directed RNA polymerases I, II, and III subunit RPABC4, whose translation MDTQEDVRPPKEQPMIYICGDCHRENEIKSRGPIRCRECGHRIMYKKRTKRLVVFDAR comes from the exons ATGGACACCCAGGAGGACGTCCGACCCCCAAAGGAGCAGCCAATGATATATATCTGTGGAG actgtcacagagaaaatgaaataaaatccagGGGTCCAATCAGATGCAGAGAATGTGGACACAGAATAATGTACAAGAAAAGGACTAAAAGAT TGGTGGTGTTTGATGCGCGATGA